The Silene latifolia isolate original U9 population chromosome 4, ASM4854445v1, whole genome shotgun sequence region GTTTCTGTATAAACTATTTCTAATGGTTTTAAGGTTTAATACTTTACTCAAGTCCAGTAAAGCAGGAACCTGTCTAGGCAACAAGCCAACAAATGCTTGGTGTCTAAACTCTACCAGATGATCATATTTGAAGTCATTTCCTTTCGTGTCTCAACGATCATGGTATTAAATTTTGACAGACACTCTGTTGCAAGACTTGCAACAGTAAAAAAAGTTTCGAAGATCACCATGTCCTCATTTTAATGCCTTATTTAGCCAGATCACGGTGCAATGACTGAAATCATCCCGTGCAGTAGAGTCTAATAGCAAGGCTAAACTGAGATTAATATCATGTCCAAGAGTAAAAAAATGTTCTTTTAAGTTTATGGAGGGCTACTCATGATTTGATGATGCTAGGTAGGTAATTATTTTCTTCCAAATTATTGTTAGGTTGACAATGGAGCATTGGAGCCTGTCAAGTCCTTAATAAttgaaatatgaaaaaaaaaaaaaaaatttaaagcaTTACACATTATTAAACTGAACTCTCTATTGTTTGTAAATTGTATCACCAAGTTGATCATGTACTCCCTCCATCCATTCCATTTACGTTGTTCCCATTTACGATGTTCCATTTCCATAAGGTCCTTCTTGAAATAATGTGCCCCTTCTCGAAACTGAACAATGATGTCAGATGAAGTATAAAGTCAAGAAGTAATGACATCTCATCACTAAATCTTACATCTGACCTTTAGTCAAATGAGAACAACATTAACGGGATGGAGGAAGTAACATTCAAGTACCGACTCTCTAGTCTCTCCAATTATTCTTAGTTCAAACAGGGGGAAAAAATCTCCGAAAATTTGATCCTAACAATAGATATGGAGAGTAGCAGAAAAGTACTGTCCATTAAGAGCAAACGATGCACAGCCTCTTAAGATAAGATCGTTTCAAAGATCAGGAAAAACAGCTCCAAAAATAATGGCCGAGTATAGTCATATACTGTATGAGATATCAAATACACTTGGAtgagaaaataagaaaataaagggcATAAACTGGGTGAGAAAGTTGAAAACTATTTCCCAGACTTCAATCACGAAAACAAATCCTTCTGAACTTTGCTAGACCTACTCAATAATCACACCACATTGTAACTCCATGTAGCCTTTCAAAAAGCTACCGTATTATATACATAAAGGGAGCTACAATAATGCTTACCAGTATTTAGTATCAGGAAGCAGTAGTCTCGACCAAAGGTTTGCGATCACGGAAAGACATCACAGTTTCAAAAGCACCAACAAGAGCTTTGACCTTACTTTTCCTTGTTTTGACAAGCTTGCTTGCAGTTTCTTCAATAACGTTGTTCATGTCTACATTGTCCTTTTTAGCAGACCCTTCTTGCCGTCTTAGCTGAACTTTCTCATGTTCTGGTCTAGTATCACGTGATTCATTACCCGTATCATTGTTCTTCAAGTTCTTATCATCAGCTTTACCATTTTGATCTTCTCCCAGAATTTTTCCTCTCTTAAAACGGAGTTTGCGTGGAGAATTACTTGCAACTTGAAGATTCACCACTGTCCCTCTTTTGAATTTTACTTTCCAGGCTGAACCATCCTTCTCTTCTGAACGGCTTATTCCTGTCTTTTTAACCTTTGGCTTGATATTGACAGCTGCTTTTGCTCTTGGTGTATTTGTTTTAGATCCGCCCTCTTCTGTTGATGGGCCCAGCCCACGATCACCTCTAGGATGAACAGACCGTCGTGCTGCAGAGGAAGCAGACTTTGACGTGGATGTCAGGGAAAATGATGGCAGACCAAATCGACTTCCTTTTCTAGTAACATTAGATTTTCTGGGTTTAACAGGACTACTTGGCGACTCTTCATTGGAGAGCAGATTTGGTTTCTCACGCACATCGCTAGATGTGCTCACTTTAGTGTCTTCTGAACTACTCATACGCCTTGAACGGGAGAAACTCTTGAAATCCTTGTAAAGTCTTGCCCTGATGCTTCCAGATTTCTTCAGAAGTGTCCCTGAGGAGTTCGTCACTGTCTCCTTTGCCTTTACCTTTTTACTATCACTGGAGCTGCCCGCTTCCTTTGAAGTAATATCTTTATCTTTTTGACTGGATTTGTCCTTTGTTGTTTTCTTGGCAGCTGGAATGTCGATTTTACTTCTGCCGAATGAACTCCAAGGACTGCGAACTAAGGGTGGTTTTACTTCAGTTTGGACGTTCTTCAACTTTGACTGAGGTGAAGCTACCTTTTTAGGAGAATTTGTGACATCGGTTTTGGACGAAGGATTTCTCGGTTTTTTATCCACTGTCGTGCCAGGAAGAGAGAGGCGGCGGTTTAATTCTTTGTCCTTAATTTCTTTCTCTTTCACGGTTCTTGCGAGGTTCTCACCGCTAGTTGTCCTCTTTAAAGGCCGATTCTCTCTAATTATTCCCATGAGAGGTTTCTTGGGTGTTCTCTCAAACTCGTGCTTGTGACCATATTTGCAAGCATCGTGACAGGAACCGGTTGAAGCACGACGATAACGAGAACGGACAGTAACCTTGTGGTCCGGAGATGGCTTTTTGATTGTGCTATCTCCAGATTGATTATCCCGTTTCAAATCTTCACCTTCTTCCTTCACTACATCATCAGTTTCGTCACTCAGTCTATCTGTGCTTTCAGAAGTAGCAACATCGCAATCCGTATCCCTCTGTTCACTTGGCTCTACCTCATGAGAACCAATATTTTTCATTATAACATCAGTTTCAGACTGCAGTTCTTCTGATGCAATGGTTTTGTCAATGTTTTCCTCTGCCATCTTTTATAGAACAAGTACTTGCCAAATGGAACCCTAAAGCAATAGAAACTACATATTAGATTGAGGACTGCTAAGACGGAAACAAATTAGAAATCTATAAAACGAAAAAAACACTAATACAAGTATCTAACCCTATATAGTGTTAACATAACAGCAATACATATGTAAGAAAATAAAACTTTAAATGCAAAAAGCCATAAGAAATACCATCAAAAGTCGAATGCGCTCAAATAAGAAGATGAACATGGGGAAATTGGTGATATTAAGCAACAAACATATTAATAGGGCTCCTGACTATGAACAGACATTAAAATCTTCCTTTTTATCAGGTCACTTTTGGTCCTACAGGTACTATTAAAAAAAAAAGGCTGCAGCAAACGACAAAGGGTCTCGTCCTCACAAGTCGCAATGTACATACAATGATACAATGAGGATGTAGGAACTAGTACTTCCGCTATTTCGATGAGCAAGGCCCCGGCCTAATTGACTTTGCAGTGAGGAGAAAAAGGTCGAATGAGGCTTAGTCATCGACACAAGGAGTAGAAAGTAAGCAACAAAACCCTTTTTCAGTTGGGTTGAGCTTCACATTTGCCTAAGCAAAAATGTCACACCAACCTCCACCT contains the following coding sequences:
- the LOC141652723 gene encoding uncharacterized protein LOC141652723: MAEENIDKTIASEELQSETDVIMKNIGSHEVEPSEQRDTDCDVATSESTDRLSDETDDVVKEEGEDLKRDNQSGDSTIKKPSPDHKVTVRSRYRRASTGSCHDACKYGHKHEFERTPKKPLMGIIRENRPLKRTTSGENLARTVKEKEIKDKELNRRLSLPGTTVDKKPRNPSSKTDVTNSPKKVASPQSKLKNVQTEVKPPLVRSPWSSFGRSKIDIPAAKKTTKDKSSQKDKDITSKEAGSSSDSKKVKAKETVTNSSGTLLKKSGSIRARLYKDFKSFSRSRRMSSSEDTKVSTSSDVREKPNLLSNEESPSSPVKPRKSNVTRKGSRFGLPSFSLTSTSKSASSAARRSVHPRGDRGLGPSTEEGGSKTNTPRAKAAVNIKPKVKKTGISRSEEKDGSAWKVKFKRGTVVNLQVASNSPRKLRFKRGKILGEDQNGKADDKNLKNNDTGNESRDTRPEHEKVQLRRQEGSAKKDNVDMNNVIEETASKLVKTRKSKVKALVGAFETVMSFRDRKPLVETTAS